The proteins below come from a single Streptococcus porcinus genomic window:
- the murT gene encoding lipid II isoglutaminyl synthase subunit MurT, which yields MKMKTMMGITAGKTAQAVLKSMGRGSTYPGKLALKCDPSILDSLAKDYEIVVVTGTNGKTLTTALTVGILQEAFGQVLTNPSGANMITGIVSTFLSAKRPKSGKKIAILEIDEASLPKVTQYITPSLFVFTNIFRDQMDRYGEIYTTYQMILDGAKKAPEATILANGDSPLFASKEVVNPVRYYGFNTQSHQPQLAHYNTEGILCPRCEHILRYKENTYANLGHYICLNCQFERPQLDYQLTALTDLSNHSSGFVIDGQEYKINVGGLYNIYNALAAVAVAEYFGVSPEKIKAGFDKSRAVFGRQETFTVGQKSCTLVLIKNPVGASQALEMIKLADYPFSLSVLLNANYADGIDTSWIWDANFELISQMDITEINAGGVRHSEIARRLRVSGYDENQITETANLQEVLDNIKEQEADHAYILATYTAMLEFRELLAKQDLVRKEMN from the coding sequence ATGAAAATGAAAACCATGATGGGCATTACTGCCGGAAAAACGGCACAGGCCGTTCTTAAAAGTATGGGTCGAGGATCGACCTACCCAGGAAAACTAGCCTTAAAATGTGATCCAAGCATTCTTGATAGCTTAGCTAAAGATTACGAGATTGTTGTCGTCACAGGAACTAACGGCAAAACCTTAACCACTGCTTTGACCGTTGGAATCTTACAAGAAGCCTTTGGCCAAGTTTTGACCAACCCTAGTGGGGCTAACATGATTACTGGAATTGTTTCCACCTTTTTATCTGCCAAAAGACCCAAAAGTGGAAAAAAAATTGCCATCTTAGAAATTGACGAAGCTAGCTTACCAAAGGTGACCCAGTACATCACCCCTAGCCTCTTTGTGTTTACAAACATTTTCCGTGATCAGATGGACCGCTATGGCGAGATTTACACCACCTACCAGATGATCCTTGACGGAGCAAAAAAAGCTCCCGAAGCGACCATCTTAGCCAATGGTGACAGCCCGCTCTTTGCTTCTAAAGAAGTGGTCAATCCGGTGCGGTATTACGGCTTTAACACCCAGTCTCACCAGCCTCAATTGGCCCACTACAACACCGAAGGAATCCTCTGTCCGCGTTGTGAACATATCCTACGTTACAAGGAAAATACCTACGCTAACTTAGGCCATTATATCTGCCTAAACTGCCAGTTCGAACGTCCACAACTGGACTACCAACTCACAGCTCTGACCGACCTCAGCAACCATAGCTCAGGCTTTGTCATTGACGGGCAAGAGTACAAGATTAATGTCGGTGGTCTCTATAACATCTATAATGCCCTAGCAGCTGTGGCTGTTGCCGAGTATTTTGGTGTCTCACCTGAAAAGATTAAAGCTGGTTTTGACAAGAGCCGAGCCGTCTTTGGTCGCCAAGAAACCTTCACCGTCGGCCAAAAAAGCTGTACCCTGGTCTTGATTAAAAACCCAGTCGGTGCTAGCCAAGCGCTAGAGATGATTAAACTAGCTGACTATCCTTTTAGCCTCTCCGTTCTCCTAAATGCCAACTATGCAGACGGTATTGATACTTCCTGGATATGGGACGCTAATTTTGAACTTATCAGCCAGATGGACATCACGGAGATTAATGCTGGCGGCGTTCGTCATTCCGAAATCGCGCGGCGCTTACGGGTCTCTGGCTACGACGAAAACCAAATCACCGAGACAGCCAACCTCCAAGAAGTCTTAGACAATATCAAAGAACAAGAAGCTGACCATGCTTATATCTTAGCTACCTATACCGCCATGCTCGAATTCCGTGAGCTTTTAGCCAAACAAGACCTCGTTAGAAAGGAGATGAACTAA
- the ndk gene encoding nucleoside-diphosphate kinase, whose protein sequence is MEKTFFMIKPDGVQRGLVGQILTRIERRGFRLEQLQMIKPSRELLDSHYQHLRGKAFYPSLLDYMMSGPLLIGILSGSDVIASWRAMMGETNPKNALPGTIRGDLAQTPEANGPMMNCVHGSDSQDSALREIELWFGGVIEDSK, encoded by the coding sequence ATGGAGAAAACATTTTTTATGATAAAACCTGACGGTGTTCAACGTGGACTAGTTGGTCAGATTTTAACACGTATTGAGAGACGTGGCTTTAGACTAGAGCAACTGCAGATGATAAAACCAAGTCGTGAGCTTTTGGATAGTCATTATCAGCATCTAAGGGGTAAAGCTTTTTATCCTTCTTTACTTGACTACATGATGAGTGGTCCTCTTTTAATTGGAATACTTTCAGGCAGTGATGTTATAGCATCATGGCGTGCGATGATGGGAGAAACCAATCCCAAAAATGCCTTACCAGGAACCATTCGTGGAGATTTGGCTCAGACTCCGGAAGCTAATGGTCCTATGATGAATTGTGTTCACGGTTCTGATTCGCAAGATTCTGCTTTGCGGGAGATAGAACTTTGGTTTGGTGGAGTAATTGAAGACAGCAAATAA
- the cdaA gene encoding diadenylate cyclase CdaA, translating into MSNLSNIDAKFILSLFDDPRMLTIHLLDIFIVAYAIYRFIKALAGTKIMSLVQGVLLFIIVRFIAEWIGLTTITYLMNQVITYGVIAGVVIFAPEIRTGLEKFGRSTQVFRPKELMSGEERLVDAIVKSVAYMSPRKIGALIAIEQTQTLQEYISTGIPLHADISNQLLINIFIPNTPLHDGAVIISGEKVVSACSYLPLSESMSISKEFGTRHRAAIGLSENSDAITIVVSEETGGISVTRKGEFLHDLSKSDFEKVLHSYLVKETSSKNIWYKKWWGGK; encoded by the coding sequence ATGAGTAACCTAAGTAATATCGATGCCAAGTTTATCTTAAGTTTGTTTGATGACCCCAGAATGTTGACCATTCATCTCTTGGACATTTTCATTGTTGCCTATGCTATTTACCGTTTTATTAAGGCTCTAGCTGGCACGAAAATCATGTCCTTGGTTCAAGGGGTGCTTTTATTTATTATTGTTCGTTTTATCGCCGAGTGGATTGGCCTAACGACCATTACTTATCTGATGAACCAGGTCATCACCTATGGGGTAATTGCAGGCGTGGTTATCTTTGCGCCGGAGATACGGACTGGGTTAGAAAAGTTTGGTCGTTCGACTCAAGTTTTTCGTCCTAAAGAACTGATGAGTGGTGAAGAGCGCTTAGTAGATGCGATCGTCAAGTCAGTTGCCTACATGAGCCCTCGTAAGATTGGCGCCTTAATTGCTATCGAACAAACACAGACCTTGCAAGAGTATATCTCAACAGGGATTCCTTTGCATGCGGATATTTCTAATCAGTTACTGATTAACATTTTTATCCCTAATACCCCATTACATGACGGGGCGGTTATTATCTCAGGCGAAAAAGTAGTTTCTGCTTGTTCATATCTGCCCCTGTCAGAATCGATGTCCATCTCTAAAGAGTTTGGCACACGCCATCGGGCGGCTATTGGTCTATCTGAAAACTCAGATGCTATTACCATTGTTGTTTCAGAAGAAACAGGAGGCATTTCTGTGACCCGTAAAGGTGAGTTTCTGCATGATTTAAGCAAGTCCGATTTTGAAAAGGTCTTACATTCCTACTTAGTTAAAGAAACAAGTTCGAAAAACATCTGGTATAAGAAATGGTGGGGAGGTAAGTAA
- a CDS encoding YbbR-like domain-containing protein produces MKKFLNSRLWLGLVSIFFAIALFLTAASSNVRNTNSQIYSPIETYTHSLTDVPIDLKYDSDKYFISEYSYAAQVYLTSTNRIKLDSEVNSDTRNFKIVADLSDSKPGKVTVPLRVTNLPSGVAAKVTPDKISVTIGKKKTKTFSVSGSADPKQINPGYEIAEISTSINKVEVTSDESKIDMIDHVVAKLPDDVRLSANYSGEVTLQAVSADGTVLASSISPAKTNLKVAIKKITKEVPIRLSMVGHLDSSLSAITPKLSKQTAIISGPREVLDNIYEVLAEVDISDVTKDGNKTIALKADDVSIEPTSVTVQLTTKKK; encoded by the coding sequence ATGAAGAAATTTTTAAATAGTCGTTTATGGCTTGGCTTAGTGTCAATCTTCTTTGCGATTGCGCTTTTTTTGACCGCAGCCTCTAGCAATGTGCGAAACACCAACAGCCAGATTTACAGCCCGATTGAAACCTATACTCACAGCCTGACAGATGTTCCCATTGATCTCAAATATGACAGCGATAAGTATTTCATAAGTGAGTATTCTTATGCGGCCCAAGTCTATCTAACCTCGACTAACCGGATTAAGCTCGACTCTGAGGTCAACAGCGATACCCGTAACTTTAAAATCGTGGCCGACCTTAGTGATAGCAAACCAGGCAAAGTCACCGTTCCATTAAGAGTGACCAACCTTCCATCTGGGGTAGCGGCAAAAGTGACCCCTGATAAGATTTCCGTGACCATCGGTAAAAAGAAAACCAAAACATTCTCAGTCAGTGGCAGTGCCGATCCAAAACAAATAAACCCTGGCTATGAAATTGCTGAAATTTCAACTAGCATCAATAAGGTCGAAGTGACTAGTGATGAGTCTAAGATTGATATGATTGATCACGTGGTGGCTAAACTCCCGGATGATGTGCGACTATCTGCTAACTATAGTGGTGAGGTTACTCTGCAGGCAGTTTCTGCTGATGGCACTGTTTTAGCAAGTTCCATTAGTCCAGCTAAAACTAATCTCAAGGTTGCTATTAAAAAGATAACTAAAGAAGTTCCTATTAGACTATCCATGGTTGGACATTTAGACAGTAGTCTCAGTGCTATTACACCGAAATTATCAAAACAAACAGCAATTATCTCTGGTCCAAGAGAAGTCTTGGATAACATTTATGAAGTCCTAGCTGAAGTCGATATTTCAGATGTCACTAAAGATGGTAATAAAACAATAGCCTTGAAGGCTGATGACGTTTCCATCGAACCCACTTCGGTGACTGTTCAGTTGACAACCAAAAAGAAATAA
- the hemW gene encoding radical SAM family heme chaperone HemW, producing MKKKPSSAYVHIPFCTQICYYCDFSKVFIKNQPVDAYLQALIAEFRSYEISQLKTLYIGGGTPTAINAQQLDYLLTELTRNLDVASLEEFTIEANPGDLDAEKIAVLQASAVNRVSLGVQTFNDKHLKQIGRSHNEAQIYETINSLKAAGFSNISIDLIYALPGQTLEQVKENVAKAIALDIPHLSLYSLILEHHTVFMNKMRRGKLNLPTEDLEAEMFEYIIQEMEAHGFEHYEISNFGKPGYYSQHNLMYWNNDHYYGCGAGASGYLDGIRYRNRVPIQHYLKAVQEGNARLTEEVLTLEEMMEEELFLGLRKKFGVSIAQFEAKFPYSFKERYGQIVEELVAQGLLVDDPQRVRMTKRGLFLGDSVAEKFILK from the coding sequence ATGAAGAAAAAACCAAGTTCGGCTTATGTGCATATCCCTTTTTGTACGCAAATCTGTTATTATTGTGACTTTTCTAAAGTCTTTATCAAAAACCAGCCTGTTGATGCCTATCTGCAGGCTCTTATTGCTGAGTTTCGCTCCTATGAGATTAGCCAGCTAAAAACCCTTTATATAGGCGGAGGAACTCCGACAGCTATTAATGCTCAACAACTGGACTATCTCTTGACAGAATTAACTCGTAATCTTGATGTAGCCAGCTTGGAAGAATTCACCATTGAAGCTAACCCAGGGGACCTTGATGCCGAGAAAATTGCCGTCTTGCAGGCATCGGCTGTCAACCGTGTATCCCTAGGTGTTCAGACCTTCAATGATAAGCATCTCAAACAGATTGGCCGAAGCCATAATGAAGCACAGATTTATGAGACTATTAACAGTCTAAAAGCAGCTGGCTTCAGTAATATTTCTATTGACCTGATTTATGCCTTACCTGGGCAAACACTTGAACAAGTCAAAGAAAATGTGGCCAAGGCGATTGCTCTAGATATTCCCCATTTAAGCTTATACAGTTTGATTTTAGAACATCATACCGTTTTTATGAACAAGATGCGACGAGGTAAACTAAACCTACCAACGGAGGACCTCGAGGCTGAAATGTTTGAGTACATTATCCAAGAAATGGAAGCTCATGGTTTTGAACACTATGAAATTTCTAATTTTGGGAAACCAGGTTACTACAGTCAGCATAATCTCATGTACTGGAATAATGACCACTACTATGGTTGTGGGGCCGGAGCCTCTGGTTATCTAGACGGGATTAGATACCGTAATCGAGTACCTATCCAACACTATCTAAAGGCCGTTCAAGAAGGCAATGCCCGTCTGACAGAAGAAGTATTGACCCTTGAGGAGATGATGGAAGAAGAACTCTTTTTAGGCTTACGGAAGAAATTTGGTGTCTCCATTGCTCAATTTGAAGCCAAATTTCCCTATTCTTTTAAAGAAAGGTATGGTCAGATAGTTGAGGAACTGGTAGCACAAGGCTTATTAGTTGATGACCCGCAAAGAGTGCGCATGACCAAACGAGGCCTCTTCTTAGGAGACTCGGTAGCAGAAAAATTTATCTTGAAATAG
- a CDS encoding acyl-ACP thioesterase domain-containing protein yields MGLPYKESFTMPFDLCDVKHDAKLPLLLAYCLTVSGRQSQALGRSDAYLLEQFKLVWIITDYEVKIRRLPLFNETITIQTEALSYNKLFCYRQFDIYDQEGNQLVDILTYFALMDPETRKVAPIPKEVVAPYQTDFVKKIRRAFKAQPLENPQSKDYHVRYFDIDMNGHVNNSKYLDWIYDSLGYDFLRHHNPVSLRLKYIREVAPGGQIRSLYVKEDLTTRHEIVSDGQVNAQAIIEWQKIEK; encoded by the coding sequence ATGGGATTACCCTACAAAGAAAGCTTTACCATGCCCTTTGACTTATGTGATGTTAAACATGATGCCAAACTACCTTTATTACTAGCCTATTGTCTGACGGTTTCAGGCCGCCAATCACAGGCCTTAGGCCGTAGTGATGCTTATCTATTAGAACAGTTTAAGCTAGTTTGGATTATCACTGATTACGAAGTTAAGATTAGGCGCTTACCACTTTTTAATGAAACAATTACCATTCAAACAGAAGCCCTGTCTTATAATAAATTATTCTGTTATCGTCAGTTTGATATCTATGATCAAGAGGGCAACCAACTTGTTGATATTTTGACCTACTTTGCTTTGATGGACCCAGAGACCCGTAAGGTAGCCCCTATTCCTAAAGAAGTCGTTGCTCCTTATCAAACAGATTTTGTCAAGAAAATCAGGCGTGCTTTTAAAGCACAACCTCTAGAAAATCCCCAGTCAAAAGACTACCATGTCCGTTATTTTGATATCGATATGAATGGCCATGTCAATAATAGTAAATATCTGGATTGGATTTATGACAGCTTGGGATATGACTTTCTCAGACATCATAATCCTGTCAGCCTGCGCCTCAAATATATCAGAGAAGTGGCTCCGGGTGGCCAGATTAGGTCACTCTATGTGAAAGAGGATTTAACCACACGACATGAAATCGTCTCAGATGGCCAAGTAAATGCGCAAGCTATTATTGAATGGCAAAAGATTGAAAAATAA
- a CDS encoding GNAT family N-acetyltransferase, producing the protein MQAQIEEILRCLDPKASAYFQTIIPEYQKGYVDYIYQSEDYEVQGRRLKYISKLFQVWQDKPWYYLMPLSQEAAETIANDWQYPSPYDFYNLTADPDDYDEIINPDLRKDTYVQVIRNGILFGFASFVVHGKELAIGLGMAPKWTGQSYGSDFLKAIEDYALKTYQVKCFVLNVAAFNKRAQRLYSKCGYKEEGHFAQKTNGAVYDFVRMTKSATDSATTKK; encoded by the coding sequence TTGCAAGCGCAAATAGAAGAAATCCTCAGATGCTTAGATCCCAAAGCCTCTGCCTATTTTCAAACTATTATTCCCGAGTACCAAAAAGGTTATGTCGATTACATCTATCAGTCAGAAGATTATGAGGTTCAAGGGCGACGCCTTAAGTACATTAGTAAACTTTTCCAAGTTTGGCAGGATAAACCGTGGTATTACCTTATGCCTCTCAGTCAAGAGGCTGCTGAAACTATAGCCAATGATTGGCAGTATCCTAGTCCCTACGATTTTTACAATCTGACTGCTGACCCAGATGATTACGATGAGATAATCAATCCAGATCTCCGCAAGGACACTTATGTACAAGTTATCCGTAATGGGATTCTCTTTGGCTTTGCCTCTTTTGTCGTGCATGGTAAGGAACTGGCGATTGGTCTAGGTATGGCGCCTAAGTGGACTGGGCAATCCTATGGCTCTGACTTTTTAAAAGCTATTGAAGACTACGCTTTGAAAACTTACCAAGTGAAGTGCTTTGTGCTAAATGTGGCAGCTTTTAACAAGCGGGCACAGAGACTTTACAGTAAGTGTGGCTATAAAGAGGAGGGACATTTTGCTCAAAAAACCAATGGGGCTGTCTATGATTTTGTGAGAATGACTAAGTCGGCTACGGATAGTGCGACAACTAAGAAGTAA
- a CDS encoding TIGR01906 family membrane protein — translation MKEKFSLVSTFIWLLSASVLVTIYLAWLAYPLEVDYLKISQAVYMTKKSILYNFNGLMQYLTNPLVKELHFASFTASKAGLAHFADVKGLFQIAQALFLLTSIPALLFLSQTIKHKSLGLFRQYLLMAILLPFAIAIMAVLFGFDQFFIFFHKLLFAGKDNWVFDPLTDPIIWILPETFFMHCFILFLTTYEVFLLGLYWVSRRRVPTNRKQAF, via the coding sequence ATGAAAGAAAAATTTAGTTTAGTAAGTACTTTTATATGGCTATTGTCAGCTTCTGTTCTCGTAACGATTTACCTAGCCTGGTTAGCTTATCCACTAGAAGTGGATTATTTAAAGATTAGTCAAGCAGTCTATATGACAAAAAAGTCAATTCTTTACAACTTTAATGGATTAATGCAATACCTGACCAACCCTTTGGTCAAGGAATTGCATTTTGCTAGCTTCACCGCCTCAAAAGCTGGCCTAGCCCATTTCGCTGATGTCAAAGGACTATTTCAAATAGCACAAGCTCTATTTCTTCTTACTAGTATTCCTGCTTTGCTATTTCTTAGTCAAACCATTAAACATAAAAGCTTAGGGCTCTTTCGTCAGTATCTGCTAATGGCCATTTTGCTTCCCTTTGCTATTGCTATTATGGCAGTCCTTTTTGGTTTTGATCAATTTTTTATTTTCTTCCATAAACTCCTCTTTGCAGGCAAAGATAACTGGGTATTTGACCCCTTAACAGATCCTATTATTTGGATTCTGCCCGAAACCTTTTTTATGCACTGTTTCATCCTCTTTCTTACTACCTATGAAGTATTCCTCCTAGGCCTTTACTGGGTGAGTAGAAGAAGGGTACCTACAAACAGAAAACAAGCATTTTAA
- the glmM gene encoding phosphoglucosamine mutase encodes MGKYFGTDGVRGEANLELTPELAFKLGRLGGYVLSQHETERPRVFVARDTRISGEMLESALIAGLLSVGIEVYKLGVLATPGVSYLVRTENASAGVMISASHNPAHDNGIKFFGSDGFKLADDQELEIEALLDAQEDTLPRPSAQGLGTLVDYPEGLRKYEKFLVSTGIDLEGMKVALDTANGAATTTARDIFLDLQADIMVIGESPDGLNINDGIGSTHPEQLQALVLENGSDIGLAFDGDSDRLIAVDEKGEIVDGDKIMFIIGKYLSEKGLLAQNTIVTTVMSNLGFHKALDQHGINKSVTAVGDRYVVEEMRRSHYNLGGEQSGHVIIMDYNTTGDGQLTAIQLTKVMKETGKTLSELAAEVTIYPQKLVNIRVENSMKNKAMEVPAIAAIIEQMEAEMEGNGRILVRPSGTEPLLRVMAEAPTDEAVDYYVDTIADVVRREIGIA; translated from the coding sequence ATGGGTAAATATTTTGGAACAGATGGTGTCCGCGGAGAAGCTAACCTTGAGTTAACTCCCGAATTAGCCTTCAAACTAGGCCGTTTAGGTGGCTATGTACTTAGTCAACATGAAACAGAGCGTCCTAGAGTATTTGTAGCCAGAGACACACGGATTTCTGGTGAAATGCTTGAATCTGCCCTAATTGCTGGCCTCTTGTCAGTAGGGATTGAAGTTTATAAATTAGGCGTCCTAGCCACTCCCGGCGTTTCATACCTAGTCAGAACGGAAAATGCTAGCGCAGGTGTTATGATTTCAGCTAGTCACAACCCAGCGCATGATAATGGTATTAAGTTCTTTGGTAGTGACGGTTTTAAATTAGCTGATGACCAAGAACTAGAAATCGAAGCCTTGCTTGATGCTCAAGAAGATACCCTTCCTCGTCCAAGCGCGCAAGGATTGGGAACACTGGTTGACTACCCAGAAGGCCTACGCAAATATGAAAAATTCCTAGTATCAACAGGGATTGACCTAGAAGGTATGAAGGTTGCCTTAGACACAGCTAATGGTGCAGCAACGACCACAGCTCGTGATATCTTCCTTGATTTGCAAGCTGATATCATGGTGATTGGAGAAAGCCCAGACGGCCTAAACATCAATGATGGCATCGGCTCAACCCACCCAGAACAATTACAAGCCTTAGTCCTTGAAAATGGGTCAGACATTGGTTTGGCTTTTGATGGGGATAGCGACCGCTTAATAGCTGTTGACGAAAAAGGGGAGATTGTTGACGGTGATAAGATTATGTTTATCATCGGGAAGTATCTATCAGAAAAAGGTCTCCTAGCACAAAACACCATTGTAACAACAGTCATGTCAAATCTTGGTTTCCACAAAGCCTTGGACCAGCATGGTATTAATAAATCAGTCACCGCCGTTGGTGATCGTTACGTGGTTGAAGAAATGCGTCGCTCACACTACAACCTAGGTGGCGAACAATCAGGTCACGTTATCATCATGGACTATAACACAACTGGCGATGGCCAGCTAACAGCTATCCAATTGACCAAGGTCATGAAAGAAACAGGTAAAACACTGTCAGAATTAGCTGCAGAAGTAACCATCTATCCTCAAAAACTGGTCAATATTCGTGTTGAAAACAGCATGAAAAACAAGGCAATGGAAGTCCCAGCTATCGCAGCTATCATTGAACAAATGGAAGCTGAGATGGAAGGTAACGGCCGTATCTTGGTAAGACCAAGTGGAACTGAGCCACTGCTACGGGTCATGGCTGAAGCACCAACTGACGAAGCAGTTGATTATTATGTCGACACCATTGCTGATGTTGTTCGTCGTGAAATTGGAATTGCTTAA
- a CDS encoding TIGR01457 family HAD-type hydrolase, with product MSYKGYLIDLDGTIYKGKERIPAGEDFIKRLQQKGIPYLLVTNNTTRRPETVQAMLAEQFHVETSLETIYTATMATVDYMDDMKRGKTAYVIGEAGLKTAITEAGYQEDTENPAYVVVGLDSQVTYDMLATATLAIAKGALFIGTNPDLNIPTERGLMPGAGSLVALLEAATRVKPVFIGKPNAIIMNKALAILGVERSEALMVGDNYLTDIMAGIQNDIATLLVTTGFTKPEEVASLAIQPNYVVASLDEWEV from the coding sequence GTGAGCTATAAAGGCTATTTAATCGACTTAGATGGAACTATCTATAAAGGAAAGGAGAGAATTCCAGCTGGGGAAGACTTTATTAAACGTTTGCAGCAAAAAGGGATTCCCTATTTACTAGTCACTAATAATACCACAAGAAGACCAGAAACGGTTCAAGCTATGCTAGCTGAACAGTTTCATGTCGAGACGAGTTTAGAGACGATTTATACAGCTACAATGGCGACTGTCGACTATATGGATGACATGAAGCGTGGCAAGACAGCTTATGTCATTGGCGAGGCGGGTTTGAAAACGGCCATTACAGAGGCTGGTTATCAAGAAGATACAGAAAATCCAGCCTATGTCGTTGTTGGTTTGGATTCACAAGTGACCTATGATATGCTGGCGACGGCGACCTTAGCTATTGCTAAAGGTGCCCTCTTTATTGGAACTAATCCTGATTTGAATATTCCAACCGAAAGAGGACTGATGCCGGGAGCCGGCTCTCTAGTTGCACTGTTAGAAGCAGCAACCCGTGTTAAACCAGTCTTTATCGGGAAACCCAATGCTATTATTATGAACAAGGCCTTAGCTATTTTAGGAGTTGAGCGTTCAGAAGCTCTCATGGTAGGAGATAATTATTTAACAGACATAATGGCTGGTATTCAAAACGATATTGCAACCTTATTAGTGACAACTGGCTTTACAAAGCCTGAAGAAGTGGCAAGTTTGGCTATTCAACCTAATTATGTTGTCGCTAGTTTAGATGAATGGGAAGTTTGA